The Bacillus zhangzhouensis region AGCAACCAGTAACGACTCAGCTCAATCCGTCTCAGCAAAAAGAAAATAGCCATGCCCCAATCGTTCAAGAGCGTCAGCCGTCCCAAGTTCTTCAGACAAACGTGCAGCAGCAGTCAACAAGTCCAAAAGAGCTGCAAATCCCGCTTCAGCAAATTGAGCGGTTACTGGCAAGATGGATGAAACAAGGTGCAGACGGGCAAAAAGAACCCAACTTAAAACAGCTCACAGCATTGCTGCAAGGGCTTCAGCAGGCAGGCTCTCAGCCTGACGCAAAAGCAGCTGTGCTTCAAAAAGAGTTTCCCTTCCTGTCAAAAGCAGAGGCGAAAGCTTTAGCCCAGGTGGTGCAGCAGACTGAACCAACATTAAGCAATAAAACAGATGTACTCGATTTACTTATGACGATGAAAAAGGCAATAGGTGTACGTGATGAAATCGGTATGCTGAAACTGCTTGAAAAAGGCAGCCAGGATATCAAAAGTCAGGAGCTGCACCAATTAAAGCTTGTGCTAAATGATGTGAGACAGGCTGATTTACCAGAGCACATTAAAAAAGAAGTAGATCAATTGTTTCATAGATTGAATGGGCAGTTATTTGTCCAGCAGGAGAACCAAACCGTCAGTCAAATGTTGGTTTCCTATCCTCTTTTCTCAAAACATAGTGTTCAAGATTTAACCTTTATTCTAAAGGGACATAAGAAAAAAGATGGCTCTATTGATATTTCTCAGTGCCGTCTCTTGTTTTATTTAAACATGGAAAACCTTGAAGAAACCTTAATAGACTGTACGATTCAGCAAAAGGTCATGTCAATTACTGTCGAGACAGCCCATGAACTGCAAGGAACCATTAATCCGATGATTCCGGCTGTTCGGAAGAATTTAAATGCTCTAGGATACAGTTTAACGGGAATTACAGCAAAAAAGAGGCCAGATCCAGTAGATGATCCGTCTCAATTTCTAGATGAACACTTTCATAAAATCAGCGAGAAAGGGCTGGACTTACGAATATGAAAGATTCAAAACCGCTGAGAAGAGCGGTCGCTCTGCATTACGATGAAGAAAAACAAAAGGCGCCAAAAGTTGTTGCAACAGGCAGCGGCTATGTGGCAGATCATATTATTGAAGAAGCAAAAAAGTCGGGAGTCCCCATTCAGGAAGACCGTAATTTAGTCGAACTCATGCGCCACTTAACGCTTGATGAGGAAATCCCTGAAGCGTTATACGATACTGTAGCAGAAATTTTTTCGTTTATCTACAAGTTAGATCAAAAAATGAAAAAATAAGGTAAAACAAGTATTTTGACTGAAAAATTTATATTTTTAATAAAATAAAAGTTTGAATGTTTAGAAGGATTTTACGATTTTACATAGAACCCTAGACATTCTCTTTTTTATTCTTTAAAATGAAAGCGCAGTCTATTTTATAATTTTGT contains the following coding sequences:
- a CDS encoding glycosyltransferase, with product MTRVEDIHTALNSRLNTAESVPLNTEGKENVHRLILGKVLKMLGDDTALVQIGSTKIKAQLAAQLKADAFYWFQFEQEGGGSLNKLRPVQQFEQDPKTLKDAAAKLLEGLSLKNGLENMLTATAFLKEKSVINEGELKTAVKWIEQLQGADVKKGLQALLFALKKDLPIQQGVLQSILAVKSSSALHQDITSLLNQLTQLPKHTDATQTLTQAVRSVVDAETAVHAEKLLSVLLAAREGEVKQPVTTQLNPSQQKENSHAPIVQERQPSQVLQTNVQQQSTSPKELQIPLQQIERLLARWMKQGADGQKEPNLKQLTALLQGLQQAGSQPDAKAAVLQKEFPFLSKAEAKALAQVVQQTEPTLSNKTDVLDLLMTMKKAIGVRDEIGMLKLLEKGSQDIKSQELHQLKLVLNDVRQADLPEHIKKEVDQLFHRLNGQLFVQQENQTVSQMLVSYPLFSKHSVQDLTFILKGHKKKDGSIDISQCRLLFYLNMENLEETLIDCTIQQKVMSITVETAHELQGTINPMIPAVRKNLNALGYSLTGITAKKRPDPVDDPSQFLDEHFHKISEKGLDLRI
- a CDS encoding FlhB-like flagellar biosynthesis protein — protein: MKDSKPLRRAVALHYDEEKQKAPKVVATGSGYVADHIIEEAKKSGVPIQEDRNLVELMRHLTLDEEIPEALYDTVAEIFSFIYKLDQKMKK